One Hemibagrus wyckioides isolate EC202008001 linkage group LG09, SWU_Hwy_1.0, whole genome shotgun sequence DNA segment encodes these proteins:
- the mdh1ab gene encoding malate dehydrogenase 1Ab, NAD (soluble), with product MADPIRVLVTGAAGQIAYSLLYGIAKGDVFGKDQPIILVLLDIPPMLPVLDGVVMELQDCALPLLKEVIPTDKEEVAFKDLDAAILVGSMPRKEGMERKDLLKANVAIFKSQGTALDKYAKKTVKVLVVGNPANTNCLIAAKSAPSIPKENFSCLTRLDHNRASSQVAMRCGVSAKNVKNVIIWGNHSSTQYPDVHHCKVSVEGKDVPAFDAVKDDSWLKGDFISTVQQRGAAVIKARKLSSAMSAAKAICDHMRDIWTGTAEGEFISMGVYSTGNPYGVPDDLIYSFPVTIKDKSWKIAEGLAINDFSRAKMDATAAELVEERDTAISFLSV from the exons ATG GCTGATCCTATCCGAGTTCTGGTGACTGGCGCGGCTGGGCAGATTGCCTACTCCCTGCTGTATGGCATCGCCAAGGGAGACGTGTTTGGAAAAGATCAG CCTATTATCCTGGTGCTGCTGGACATCCCTCCCATGCTGCCCGTGCTGGACGGTGTGGTCATGGAGCTGCAGGATTGCGCCCTTCCACTTCTGAAGG AGGTCATCCCTACAGATAAAGAGGAAGTAGCATTTAAGGACCTGGATGCTGCCATTCTGGTGGGCTCCATGCCCAGGAAGGAGGGAATGGAGAGGAAAGACCTGCTCAAGGCCAACGTGGCTATCTTTAAGTCTCAGGGCACGGCGCTGGACAAGTACGCCAAGAAGACGGTCAAG GTTCTGGTGGTGGGAAACCCGGCCAACACCAACTGCCTGATTGCAGCTAAATCAGCTCCCTCCATTCCCAAAGAGAACTTCTCCTGTCTGACTCGCCTGGATCATAACCGTGCTAGCTctcag GTGGCAATGCGCTGCGGCGTTTCGGCCAAAAACGTGAAGAACGTGATCATCTGGGGAAACCACTCGTCCACCCAGTACCCCGATGTCCACCACTGCAAAGTTAGCGTGGAGGGGAAAGATGTGCCTGCATTCGACGCCGTGAAGGATGACAGCTGGCTGAAAGGAGATTTCATTTCT ACGGTTCAGCAGCGTGGAGCGGCGGTCATCAAAGCACGCAAGCTCTCCAGCGCCATGTCTGCCGCGAAGGCCATCTGTGACCACATGAGAGACATCTGGACCGGAACCGCTGAG GGCGAGTTCATCTCCATGGGCGTGTACTCCACCGGAAACCCTTACGGTGTCCCCGACGACCTCATCTATTCATTCCCCGTCACCATCAAG GACAAATCCTGGAAGATTGCCGAGGGTCTGGCCATCAACGACTTCTCCAGAGCCAAGATGGACGCCACCGCGGCCGAGCTGGTAGAGGAGAGAGACACCGCCATCTCCTTCCTGAGTGTCTGA